The sequence TGGGATTTGTGGAATTGAACGAATTCATTAGGGCTCTTAGGGATGTTTATCCTTGGGTGAGTGGAGAGCATGTAAAGGCTGTAGTTGAGCTCGATCCAAAAGGACGCTTTGAGATTAGGGGAGATAAAATTAGAGCCCGCTATGGGCACAGCTTTGAAGTTCTCCTTGATCACGAAGAAGACAAAGAGTCAAAAACCCTTTACCATGGAACTCCAAGAAAAAATCTAGCTAAGATTCTGAAGGAAGGACTGAAGCCGATGAAAAGGAAGTTTGTTCATTTGACAAAAAGCAAAAGAGAAGCTTATGAAACAGGTCTTAGGCATGGAAAAGACGTTGTTGTTCTAATCATAGACGCTGATTGCTTGAGAAGGAAGGGTTACAAAATCTATAAGGCT is a genomic window of Thermococcus sp. M39 containing:
- a CDS encoding RNA 2'-phosphotransferase produces the protein MGDIYIHNGKFTEERKGKLFLDSRRRVKLSKLMSYILRHSPWEFNLEPDEMGFVELNEFIRALRDVYPWVSGEHVKAVVELDPKGRFEIRGDKIRARYGHSFEVLLDHEEDKESKTLYHGTPRKNLAKILKEGLKPMKRKFVHLTKSKREAYETGLRHGKDVVVLIIDADCLRRKGYKIYKAGKNVRIVKFVPKECIIFYE